In one Sporomusa sphaeroides DSM 2875 genomic region, the following are encoded:
- a CDS encoding IS110 family transposase gives MICVGIDVAKDKHDCFIISSEGKVLANVFTIQNSMEGFGYLLEKIRACSLPLDKIKVGLEATGHYSYNILGFLLDNGLDTYVINPLHTNLYRKSLTLRKTKTDRVDARTIAAMLMSDVGLKPYTDTAYHNEELKSLTRYRFDKVKVRAKLKSSIARLVCILFPELEKLVSSLHMASVYALLDEFPGAKQIAAAHLTRLTHLLAESSKGRYGRDKAIEIREAARQSIGSVTTAKSLELRHTIRLIRELDAEIAEIEQVIQRIMDKMLSPITTIPGIGYRMGAMILSEVGDFSRFDSPDKILAYAGLSPSTYQSGQLKNCYAHMEKRGSRYLRYAIFNATKFVCLWDPVFAAYLARKRAEGKHYNVAISHAAKKLVRLIYALEKSGEPYRLAA, from the coding sequence ATGATTTGTGTCGGGATTGATGTCGCTAAGGATAAACACGACTGCTTCATCATCAGTTCGGAGGGTAAAGTCCTTGCAAATGTGTTCACCATCCAAAACAGCATGGAAGGATTTGGCTACCTGTTGGAAAAAATCCGTGCCTGTTCTTTGCCCCTGGACAAAATAAAGGTAGGGCTTGAGGCTACCGGACACTACAGCTACAACATTCTCGGGTTTCTCCTTGACAATGGTCTGGACACCTATGTCATTAACCCCTTGCACACCAATCTTTACCGGAAAAGCCTCACCCTGCGAAAGACGAAGACTGACCGTGTCGATGCGCGAACAATTGCGGCTATGCTCATGTCTGATGTGGGCCTCAAGCCCTACACAGACACAGCTTACCACAATGAGGAGCTAAAGTCACTCACCAGATACCGGTTCGACAAGGTGAAGGTACGCGCTAAGCTGAAGTCCTCAATTGCCAGGCTGGTATGCATCCTGTTCCCGGAGCTGGAAAAGCTGGTATCGTCACTCCATATGGCCTCTGTTTACGCCTTGCTCGATGAGTTCCCGGGGGCTAAGCAGATTGCAGCGGCACATCTGACGCGGCTCACCCATTTGCTTGCCGAATCCTCCAAAGGCCGTTACGGACGGGACAAAGCCATAGAGATACGTGAAGCCGCCAGGCAATCGATTGGCTCTGTGACGACCGCGAAATCACTGGAACTGCGGCATACCATCCGGCTCATCCGTGAACTCGATGCCGAGATTGCGGAAATTGAACAGGTCATCCAACGCATCATGGACAAGATGCTTTCGCCTATTACCACGATTCCCGGCATTGGCTACAGGATGGGGGCTATGATTCTGTCTGAGGTGGGTGACTTTTCACGCTTTGATTCCCCTGACAAGATTTTGGCCTATGCCGGCCTGTCGCCCTCTACCTACCAATCCGGGCAGCTTAAAAATTGCTATGCCCATATGGAGAAGCGCGGCTCCAGATACCTACGCTATGCCATCTTCAATGCCACAAAATTTGTTTGCCTTTGGGACCCTGTCTTTGCCGCTTACCTCGCCAGGAAACGCGCCGAGGGAAAGCATTACAATGTGGCCATCTCTCATGCTGCCAAGAAGCTGGTCCGGCTCATTTATGCTCTGGAGAAATCCGGCGAGCCTTATCGTCTGGCAGCCTGA
- the gltX gene encoding glutamate--tRNA ligase — translation MEQQLRVRFAPSPTGPFHIGGARSALFNWLLARKEGGKLILRIEDTDLERSTRESEENIKASLRWLGIEWDEGIDAGGEYGPYRQTERLDIYREYTDKLLTSGQAYHCYCSEAELEAERQEQMNKGENPHYAGRCRQLSQADRERFIAEGRKPTVRFRVPENRQIIFKDMVRDTVSFDSNGVGDFVIVKSDGIPVYNYAVVLDDALMKITHVIRAEEHLSNTPRQILLYQALGLELPKFGHISLILGKDRTKMSKRHGATSVEQYKNLGYLPEGIVNFLALLGWAPPGEEEIFSPTELIEQFSMDRVAKNPAVFDIDKLNHINAHYIKQASPELITELALPHLKAAGYVGEALSAEERAWLVKVVAELQGYISYAAQITEHIDVFFNDTIDFENEEAHEIMKDAAIPEVMAAFKNKLAALETVEPAAVQAILKGIVKELKLGGKKVYMPVRIAVTGKMHGPELINLIPLIGKDRTLARIDSLIAKI, via the coding sequence ATGGAACAACAACTTAGAGTACGGTTTGCCCCCAGTCCGACAGGGCCGTTTCACATCGGCGGTGCGCGGTCGGCGCTGTTTAACTGGCTGTTGGCCCGTAAAGAGGGCGGAAAGCTTATTTTACGGATTGAGGATACTGATTTAGAACGTTCCACCCGGGAATCAGAAGAAAATATCAAAGCATCCTTGCGCTGGTTAGGAATCGAATGGGATGAAGGCATTGACGCAGGCGGCGAATATGGCCCATACCGTCAAACCGAGCGTTTGGATATTTACCGTGAGTACACCGATAAACTGCTGACAAGCGGACAAGCCTATCACTGCTACTGCAGCGAAGCAGAGCTTGAGGCTGAACGTCAGGAGCAAATGAATAAAGGGGAAAACCCGCATTATGCCGGCCGCTGTCGCCAGTTGAGCCAAGCCGACCGTGAACGGTTTATTGCCGAGGGTCGTAAGCCGACCGTGCGTTTCCGCGTACCGGAAAACCGGCAAATTATTTTCAAAGATATGGTGCGGGATACGGTAAGCTTTGACTCTAATGGTGTCGGGGATTTTGTTATCGTGAAATCTGATGGTATCCCGGTATATAACTATGCGGTGGTGCTGGATGATGCACTTATGAAAATTACGCATGTTATCCGGGCGGAAGAACATTTGTCCAATACGCCAAGGCAAATATTGCTTTATCAGGCGCTTGGCCTGGAACTGCCTAAGTTTGGTCATATCTCGCTCATTCTCGGCAAAGACCGTACTAAGATGAGCAAGCGTCATGGCGCAACCTCGGTGGAGCAGTACAAAAACCTGGGATATCTGCCGGAAGGCATTGTTAACTTCCTGGCCCTCCTGGGCTGGGCTCCTCCGGGAGAAGAGGAGATATTCAGTCCGACAGAACTGATTGAACAGTTTTCTATGGACCGGGTGGCTAAAAACCCGGCAGTATTTGATATTGATAAGCTTAACCACATCAATGCCCATTACATCAAACAAGCCAGCCCTGAACTGATTACCGAACTGGCTCTGCCGCATCTTAAAGCAGCAGGCTATGTTGGTGAGGCGTTGTCTGCAGAGGAGAGAGCGTGGCTGGTAAAAGTGGTTGCCGAGCTCCAGGGCTATATCAGCTATGCTGCGCAAATCACGGAACATATTGATGTTTTCTTTAATGATACTATTGACTTTGAAAATGAAGAAGCACACGAGATTATGAAGGATGCAGCAATTCCGGAGGTCATGGCGGCTTTTAAGAATAAGCTGGCTGCACTGGAAACCGTTGAACCGGCTGCCGTCCAGGCCATTTTAAAGGGTATTGTCAAAGAATTAAAGCTGGGTGGCAAAAAGGTATATATGCCTGTGCGGATTGCTGTTACCGGCAAAATGCACGGCCCTGAACTGATTAACCTCATCCCGCTTATTGGCAAAGACCGTACACTGGCAAGAATAGACAGTCTGATTGCCAAGATTTAG
- a CDS encoding helix-turn-helix domain-containing protein, with amino-acid sequence MYDFGARLRELREAKKLTQTQVAKRLNLHKSSIYGYENNIRIPSVEVLSQLALFYRVTTDYLLGHDNRHIIYVDGLTERQLEIVNLLLLEFKQGKGRT; translated from the coding sequence ATGTATGACTTTGGAGCTCGTCTCCGAGAACTGCGCGAAGCTAAGAAACTAACACAAACCCAGGTAGCCAAACGATTAAACCTTCATAAATCCAGTATTTACGGCTATGAAAACAATATTCGAATCCCTTCCGTAGAAGTCCTCAGCCAACTGGCTCTGTTCTACAGAGTGACGACTGACTATCTACTTGGCCATGACAATCGTCACATCATTTATGTTGACGGTCTTACGGAAAGACAGTTGGAAATTGTAAACCTACTACTCTTGGAATTCAAACAGGGTAAAGGGCGTACCTAA
- the cysE gene encoding serine O-acetyltransferase, with protein sequence MFDRIKKDIQVVFERDPAAKSVLEVLFCYPGLHAIWLYRISNYLFKRGWVLVPRMICYFNRFLTGVDVHPGATIGEGLFIDHATGVVIGETCIIGNNVTLYQGVTLGGTGKEKGKRHPTIGNNVVVASGAKVLGSFTVGDNSKIGAGSVVLREVPPNSTVVGIPGKVVWHDGQKVGRTEEGIDLEHDDLPDPVAEMLLCMQRNMKRMEARIEQLEKELKQHES encoded by the coding sequence ATGTTTGACCGGATAAAAAAGGATATACAAGTGGTGTTTGAGCGTGATCCGGCAGCTAAAAGTGTGCTTGAGGTGTTATTTTGCTACCCTGGGCTGCATGCCATCTGGCTGTATCGCATTTCTAACTACCTGTTTAAACGCGGCTGGGTGCTTGTGCCGCGCATGATTTGTTATTTTAATCGTTTTTTAACCGGCGTAGATGTCCACCCGGGTGCAACCATTGGCGAAGGCTTGTTTATTGACCATGCTACCGGCGTAGTTATTGGTGAGACTTGTATTATTGGCAATAACGTAACCCTGTACCAGGGCGTGACCTTGGGCGGCACAGGTAAGGAAAAAGGCAAGCGGCACCCTACTATCGGCAATAATGTAGTTGTCGCCAGCGGGGCCAAAGTATTAGGTTCATTCACTGTCGGTGATAACTCAAAAATTGGTGCAGGTTCGGTAGTGCTGCGGGAGGTCCCGCCAAATTCCACCGTTGTTGGCATTCCCGGCAAGGTAGTCTGGCATGATGGACAAAAAGTAGGCCGCACCGAGGAAGGCATTGATCTCGAACATGATGACCTGCCGGATCCTGTGGCGGAAATGCTGCTATGCATGCAGCGTAATATGAAAAGAATGGAAGCTCGTATTGAACAGTTGGAAAAGGAGTTGAAGCAGCATGAGTCTTAA
- a CDS encoding putative bifunctional diguanylate cyclase/phosphodiesterase translates to MQKILMAMLDQMLELIYVVDIETYELLYINSAGREKYRIGNRKGAKCYKLLQGLDEPCPFCVNDSLTFDSVYSWEFTNKILCRHFLLKNRFVYWNGRKARIQIATDITERESEHNKLKNIQEDELIVKHCIGLPYEMGTLSKAMDDVLKRTGGYFGADRAYFFQASGDKLFMTNEWCVPQLTPEELFRELDISRFAQWRALFETKEYIVIEDMEQMKELDQALHQSLRLRGVRNLVIMPLERDGRLVGVGWVENPSAEKIGSIVPLLVSLRYFQLSAMHRIEYEAFLVKLSFEDSLTGIRNRNCYLQDIVKFRGAKNIGIVYVNINNMKGINDAFGHAYGDKMLTECARRFEKTFSSGFFYRIGGDEFVVICRDVAKAQFEQEIRSFKAQCAASTNFHVAVGYQWAERADDIQHLLHTAEAWMYEDKKQHYCKSLSSDRYRHYNDDLVELGALKKSLKEGRFIVYLQPKVSFADRSVSGAEALVRYQAEDGTVIAPVQFLPVLEDAKIISILDIFILDFICAKLSEWIKAGRQIVPISVNFSRYTLAEQDFLAQLKAVFGKYRIDKKWVIIEITESVKGIEGMDFTSLIDSIRDAGFAISIDDFGVGYANLSLFGSTNFDELKVDKSLVDNIVANKKTQMVIAFIMDICRRMDIRVVAEGVETEEQFGILKRNGCEQAQGYLFSRPIPIQEYEERFLAFR, encoded by the coding sequence ATGCAAAAGATATTAATGGCTATGCTCGACCAGATGCTGGAACTGATATATGTCGTGGACATTGAAACCTACGAGCTTTTATATATCAATTCGGCCGGGCGGGAGAAATATCGGATTGGCAATCGGAAAGGAGCCAAATGCTATAAGCTGCTGCAGGGGCTTGATGAACCCTGTCCTTTTTGTGTCAATGACAGTTTGACGTTTGACAGTGTCTACTCGTGGGAATTCACAAATAAGATACTGTGCAGGCATTTTCTTTTAAAGAACAGGTTTGTGTACTGGAACGGCAGGAAAGCGCGCATACAGATTGCAACAGACATTACAGAACGGGAGTCTGAGCACAATAAGCTGAAAAATATACAGGAAGACGAACTGATTGTAAAGCACTGCATCGGCCTGCCTTACGAAATGGGAACGTTAAGCAAAGCAATGGACGATGTGCTTAAGCGGACAGGTGGGTATTTTGGCGCAGACAGAGCCTATTTCTTTCAGGCTTCCGGGGACAAGCTTTTCATGACCAACGAATGGTGTGTGCCGCAGCTCACACCAGAGGAACTATTCCGGGAGCTGGACATTTCCCGCTTTGCTCAGTGGAGGGCGCTGTTTGAAACCAAGGAATACATTGTTATAGAAGATATGGAGCAAATGAAGGAACTGGATCAGGCACTACATCAAAGCCTTCGCCTGCGGGGAGTCCGAAACCTGGTGATTATGCCGCTGGAACGGGACGGAAGGCTTGTCGGGGTTGGATGGGTGGAAAACCCTTCTGCAGAAAAAATTGGCAGCATTGTGCCGCTGCTGGTTTCTCTGCGCTATTTCCAGCTATCTGCGATGCACAGGATCGAATACGAAGCATTTTTGGTAAAGCTGAGTTTTGAGGATAGTCTGACAGGTATTCGCAACCGGAATTGCTATTTGCAGGATATTGTAAAGTTTAGGGGCGCCAAAAACATAGGGATTGTGTATGTCAATATAAACAACATGAAAGGTATCAACGACGCATTCGGACATGCATATGGAGACAAAATGCTGACTGAGTGCGCCCGTAGGTTCGAAAAGACTTTCAGTTCGGGTTTTTTTTATCGTATCGGCGGAGACGAGTTTGTTGTGATTTGCAGGGATGTTGCGAAAGCGCAATTTGAGCAGGAGATTCGCTCATTTAAGGCACAGTGTGCGGCCAGCACAAATTTCCATGTGGCTGTCGGGTATCAATGGGCGGAGCGGGCGGACGATATTCAGCACTTGCTGCATACGGCGGAAGCATGGATGTACGAGGATAAGAAGCAGCATTACTGCAAAAGCCTGTCGAGCGACCGTTATCGTCACTATAACGATGATCTGGTTGAACTCGGCGCACTAAAAAAAAGCCTTAAGGAAGGGCGTTTTATCGTATATCTGCAACCTAAGGTATCCTTTGCAGACCGTTCGGTGAGTGGTGCGGAAGCGCTGGTGCGCTATCAGGCAGAGGACGGCACCGTCATAGCGCCGGTACAGTTTCTGCCTGTTCTGGAGGATGCAAAAATCATCAGTATTCTGGACATTTTCATACTTGATTTCATCTGTGCTAAACTCTCCGAGTGGATCAAAGCAGGCAGGCAAATTGTGCCTATATCTGTCAATTTCTCACGGTACACGCTGGCGGAGCAGGATTTTCTCGCTCAATTGAAAGCGGTATTTGGCAAATACCGCATTGATAAAAAGTGGGTGATCATTGAGATTACCGAGAGTGTCAAGGGCATAGAAGGAATGGATTTCACCAGCTTGATTGACAGTATCCGGGATGCGGGTTTCGCCATCTCTATTGATGACTTTGGGGTTGGTTATGCAAACCTCTCGCTGTTTGGCTCCACCAACTTCGATGAACTGAAGGTTGACAAAAGTCTAGTGGACAACATTGTGGCGAACAAAAAAACGCAGATGGTCATTGCGTTTATTATGGATATTTGTCGTAGAATGGATATTCGGGTAGTTGCGGAAGGTGTTGAAACAGAAGAACAATTTGGTATATTAAAGCGAAACGGCTGTGAACAGGCACAGGGCTATCTGTTTAGCCGACCAATCCCCATTCAAGAATATGAGGAAAGGTTTCTGGCCTTTCGATAA
- a CDS encoding transposase, whose amino-acid sequence MDHDGHPLLFPLLDADTWWTDLESDPATIDKLYCEHGTSEQFHSEIKTDMDLERLPSGKMNTNALLLNLGIFAYNILRLIGQKSLEKESPLRKKAQRRRIRTVIQNLITIAARLIRHARQTVLGFADGNPWFFPLQEIYRAIG is encoded by the coding sequence GTGGATCACGATGGGCACCCGCTATTATTTCCTTTATTGGATGCAGACACATGGTGGACCGATCTGGAATCAGATCCGGCTACCATTGATAAGCTATACTGCGAGCATGGAACTAGCGAACAGTTTCACAGCGAAATCAAAACAGATATGGATTTAGAACGTCTGCCCAGCGGTAAAATGAATACCAATGCGCTCTTGTTGAATCTTGGGATATTTGCCTATAACATCCTGCGGCTGATCGGGCAAAAAAGTCTTGAGAAGGAGTCGCCGCTTCGCAAAAAAGCTCAACGCCGTCGAATTCGTACTGTTATTCAGAACCTGATTACGATTGCTGCCCGCTTAATCCGTCATGCTAGGCAGACGGTGCTCGGGTTCGCAGATGGGAATCCATGGTTTTTCCCATTACAAGAAATCTACCGAGCAATTGGTTAA
- a CDS encoding LysE family translocator, whose protein sequence is MNINLDSLAIFIAASLVLVLMPGPNTLYVMTRGITQGRRAALISALGASSGDLLYALSAALGLAFILQQSVMLYSIIKIGGALYMLFIGIQLMQSNKTVIGDIQPAKQEECKNLFVKGFLTSALNPKTAIFFVSFFPQFIDANSEFAAFTMLLYGFTFFLLGLIVLILYAQASSFVRQRLLSKQKVEQYFRWLTGGLFIGLGIKLMVPDSR, encoded by the coding sequence ATGAATATTAACCTGGATAGTCTCGCCATTTTTATTGCGGCATCGCTAGTCTTAGTACTAATGCCGGGACCCAATACTTTGTATGTTATGACGCGGGGAATAACCCAAGGACGAAGGGCTGCTTTAATCTCGGCATTGGGGGCAAGTTCCGGAGATTTATTGTATGCGTTGTCGGCAGCACTAGGCTTAGCATTTATTCTTCAACAATCTGTCATGCTTTATAGTATTATCAAGATCGGCGGTGCACTGTACATGCTGTTCATTGGAATTCAACTTATGCAAAGTAACAAGACTGTTATCGGCGATATTCAACCGGCTAAGCAAGAAGAGTGTAAGAACTTATTTGTAAAAGGGTTTTTGACTTCCGCGTTAAATCCTAAAACAGCAATATTTTTTGTAAGTTTTTTTCCGCAATTTATTGATGCCAATAGTGAGTTTGCCGCCTTTACCATGCTGTTATATGGATTTACTTTCTTTTTACTGGGTTTAATTGTTCTTATTCTTTATGCACAGGCATCAAGTTTTGTTCGGCAGCGGTTACTGTCTAAACAGAAAGTAGAACAATATTTTCGTTGGCTAACAGGAGGATTGTTTATTGGCTTAGGTATTAAGCTAATGGTACCAGACTCCAGATAA
- a CDS encoding flavodoxin family protein gives MKMTVLYHSKTGNTKQMAEVIAEGMQTVDGVEAKAFPIEAVDEAWIKESKCVVLGTPIYMASVCGVIKNWLEGPCKAYGLAGKIGGAFATANYVHGGAELGIRLILDHMLVYGMLTYSGGGSYGKPVIHLGPVALDGQLEESKDTFLLYGQRMATKTLEIYQ, from the coding sequence ATGAAAATGACCGTGCTATACCATTCTAAAACAGGCAACACTAAGCAAATGGCCGAAGTGATTGCCGAAGGGATGCAAACCGTGGATGGCGTGGAAGCCAAAGCTTTTCCCATTGAAGCGGTGGATGAAGCCTGGATCAAGGAAAGCAAATGTGTGGTTTTGGGTACGCCGATTTACATGGCGAGTGTATGCGGCGTCATCAAGAATTGGCTGGAAGGCCCCTGTAAAGCCTATGGCTTGGCAGGGAAAATTGGCGGTGCGTTTGCCACTGCTAATTACGTCCACGGCGGCGCTGAGCTTGGTATACGTCTGATTCTTGATCACATGCTGGTGTATGGAATGCTTACTTATTCGGGTGGCGGTTCTTATGGCAAGCCGGTAATTCATTTGGGGCCTGTCGCCTTAGATGGCCAGTTGGAAGAAAGCAAAGATACTTTCCTGCTCTATGGGCAGCGAATGGCTACCAAAACGCTGGAGATTTACCAATAA
- a CDS encoding methyl-accepting chemotaxis protein: MKLIHSIRFQLMCLIGALVIGTLLVVSGAGYYLSQQYLRESMEQTEEAVVGKAAAYVRSELAMSITQLEDLASIARLQSGDKTQIQPALQEAHQRIGKFDDILFASLDGVTINNAGFSINISDREYFQKVINTKKPYISEIFLSRTNQKQAVALCVPVSRNGQLIGVLFGMYSLDKLQPIIQDIKFKQHGYGALLEDGGLYLVHPTRPELAGNMNLKNGEISAELKNKGNMINGIDPRLSAAFTQALETDSRIRMQYKPTSSDVEQVGSFIPIDMPGDRRWILLMTTTEADATSEITALSRMLIGLSGFSLLLVLGLTFWSSRSFVRPILHINQVAKEIAEGDLRERVKTIQSQSELGELADNMLLMNRNLRGLVQQVQSESSQMAAASEELTASAHQSADAANQVAGSITEVARAADMQSEHAAQILTISRTMTEQVAQMSQAAEEVTGAAAVTTRSAEQGGQVVQQTIRQMNEIGQQTAAMQNHITELNTSSRDIQEMVTLISTIAGQTNLLALNAAIEAARAGEQGRGFAVVAEEVRKLAEESNQAAQTINSLVAKNETNLTQVVAAAQNGISGIQSGIALANDTGETFKQIEDAIHRLSGQVTDITVAIRRIAEENQTLAAAIENIDTASKGVASETQSVSAATEEQSASVQEIASSSQSLANLAADLEAAIAKFQL; the protein is encoded by the coding sequence ATGAAGCTTATCCATAGTATACGGTTTCAGTTGATGTGTCTGATCGGTGCTTTGGTCATCGGCACTTTGCTGGTGGTATCTGGTGCCGGCTATTATCTTTCGCAACAATATCTGCGCGAAAGCATGGAGCAGACGGAAGAGGCGGTAGTGGGCAAGGCGGCCGCTTACGTCCGGTCGGAGCTTGCGATGTCCATTACGCAGCTTGAGGATCTTGCCAGCATAGCCAGGCTGCAAAGTGGTGACAAAACGCAGATCCAGCCGGCACTGCAGGAAGCGCACCAGCGGATTGGCAAATTTGATGATATTCTTTTTGCCTCCTTGGATGGTGTAACCATCAACAATGCTGGTTTTTCAATTAACATCAGCGACCGGGAATATTTCCAAAAAGTGATTAATACAAAAAAACCTTACATTTCTGAGATATTCCTATCACGTACTAACCAGAAACAGGCTGTGGCGCTGTGCGTGCCGGTCAGCCGCAACGGGCAATTGATCGGTGTGTTGTTTGGCATGTATTCTTTGGACAAGCTGCAGCCGATTATACAGGACATCAAATTTAAACAACACGGCTACGGTGCCTTGCTGGAGGATGGCGGCCTGTATTTGGTACACCCCACCCGCCCGGAACTTGCTGGCAACATGAACCTGAAAAACGGTGAAATTTCAGCAGAGCTGAAAAACAAGGGAAATATGATTAATGGCATTGATCCCCGGCTGAGTGCCGCTTTCACGCAAGCTTTAGAGACGGACAGCCGTATCCGCATGCAGTATAAGCCAACTTCCTCAGATGTTGAACAGGTTGGCTCCTTTATTCCCATTGATATGCCTGGCGACCGACGCTGGATTTTGCTGATGACGACGACGGAAGCTGACGCCACTAGCGAAATTACGGCATTATCAAGGATGCTTATAGGACTTTCCGGTTTTAGTTTACTACTGGTGTTAGGCTTAACTTTCTGGTCTAGCCGGTCATTTGTCCGCCCGATTCTACACATCAACCAGGTTGCCAAAGAAATCGCCGAAGGTGATTTGCGTGAACGGGTTAAGACGATTCAGTCGCAAAGTGAGCTGGGCGAGTTGGCGGACAACATGCTGCTGATGAACCGCAATCTACGAGGACTGGTGCAGCAGGTACAGTCCGAGTCCTCGCAAATGGCTGCCGCTAGCGAGGAACTGACAGCCAGTGCTCATCAGTCGGCTGACGCCGCTAATCAAGTCGCCGGCTCCATAACCGAGGTTGCCCGCGCTGCGGATATGCAGTCGGAGCATGCAGCTCAAATCCTGACCATTTCCCGGACCATGACCGAGCAGGTCGCCCAAATGTCTCAGGCGGCAGAAGAAGTGACTGGCGCAGCCGCCGTCACTACCCGGTCGGCTGAGCAAGGAGGGCAGGTTGTGCAGCAAACTATACGGCAAATGAATGAAATCGGTCAGCAAACGGCCGCCATGCAGAACCATATAACCGAGCTTAATACCAGTTCCCGGGATATTCAGGAAATGGTCACCCTGATCTCCACTATCGCCGGACAGACCAATCTGCTGGCCTTAAATGCCGCCATTGAGGCTGCCAGGGCAGGCGAGCAGGGACGCGGCTTCGCTGTTGTTGCCGAAGAAGTTAGGAAACTGGCAGAGGAATCGAATCAAGCCGCGCAAACAATCAATTCGCTGGTGGCGAAAAACGAGACTAATCTCACGCAAGTCGTGGCTGCCGCTCAGAATGGAATCAGCGGCATTCAAAGCGGCATTGCGCTGGCGAATGATACAGGAGAAACCTTTAAACAAATTGAGGATGCCATCCATCGGCTGTCCGGCCAGGTTACGGATATTACTGTTGCAATCCGCCGAATTGCCGAAGAGAATCAGACGCTGGCCGCAGCAATTGAAAACATCGATACCGCCAGCAAAGGAGTGGCGTCTGAGACCCAGTCGGTTTCGGCAGCCACTGAGGAGCAGTCCGCATCGGTGCAGGAAATCGCTTCTTCCAGTCAAAGCCTGGCGAATTTGGCGGCCGATTTAGAGGCTGCAATAGCTAAATTCCAGTTATAA
- a CDS encoding IS1380 family transposase: MNQRFVFKTIEEKLTPIGGMTAVGAWIAQTKLNARLNAQVLSGRPKPQIPNGDVVSSYVGLLCQGKNDFDHIEAFRDDEFFQLSLGLTAIPSSPTLRQRLDEGAQNPKWMTIIQEENTRLLTQAKPHLQEITASGHIPLDLDVSIFDNSGSKKEGLGWTYLRTMGYAPMFAYLGKEGFCVAVELRNGSTHCQKGTPAFLRKAIQQAQQITSNPLVVRLDSGHHSRENLAIFFEQNVNFIVKRNLHKETPESWKAIAQEQAVVAQSMKDGLTRYYGKVTWWFVLRETNY, from the coding sequence GTGAACCAACGCTTTGTTTTCAAAACTATTGAGGAAAAGCTGACTCCTATTGGTGGTATGACAGCAGTAGGAGCCTGGATTGCGCAAACCAAGCTCAATGCACGGCTCAATGCGCAGGTCTTATCAGGCAGGCCGAAGCCTCAAATTCCCAATGGTGATGTCGTAAGTTCCTATGTGGGACTTCTTTGCCAGGGAAAAAACGACTTTGATCATATAGAGGCCTTTCGGGATGATGAGTTTTTTCAGCTGTCACTGGGCTTGACGGCAATACCATCCAGTCCCACTTTACGGCAGCGATTAGATGAAGGAGCGCAAAATCCTAAATGGATGACAATCATACAGGAAGAAAACACTCGGTTGCTCACCCAAGCAAAGCCTCACTTGCAGGAAATTACCGCATCTGGTCATATTCCGTTAGATCTTGATGTATCGATCTTCGACAATTCCGGCAGTAAGAAAGAAGGGCTTGGCTGGACTTATCTACGGACAATGGGGTATGCCCCAATGTTTGCTTATCTGGGAAAAGAAGGTTTTTGTGTAGCTGTTGAGCTCCGTAATGGCAGCACTCATTGCCAAAAGGGAACTCCTGCGTTTTTGCGAAAAGCGATCCAACAAGCCCAGCAAATCACCAGCAATCCTCTAGTAGTGCGGTTGGATAGCGGACACCATAGCCGAGAAAATTTAGCTATCTTTTTTGAACAGAATGTAAATTTTATTGTCAAACGCAATTTGCATAAAGAAACTCCAGAATCCTGGAAAGCCATAGCCCAAGAACAAGCAGTTGTGGCACAGTCCATGAAAGATGGGCTTACTCGGTACTATGGAAAAGTTACCTGGTGGTTTGTCTTAAGAGAGACTAACTATTAA